The Centroberyx gerrardi isolate f3 chromosome 7, fCenGer3.hap1.cur.20231027, whole genome shotgun sequence genome contains a region encoding:
- the LOC139911115 gene encoding leucine-rich repeat-containing protein 3-like, with product MPHDVSLRMPSSSVVDLLWMQLFLLLVLLWPSLVMTSSPSTMALWRHGDGSALMKVANNGCYHSELPDGGLTVRCSAIGLTQVPLGLPNRTVRLYLDNNHLSSLPADSFSGLSLLSELDLSHNQLSLLEPGCFRGLSSSLRSLDLSSNRLSTLNPAALGGLRAHANLTHNPWHCDCELQLSMPQLDLDPSSLAEVVCHTSDLSDLGAVGMPFVLLAEDWDLCLSLRKTTDVAMLVTMFLWFSMVISYLVYYVRHNQEDARRHMEYLKSLPSRQV from the exons atgccccATGATGTGAGTCTCCGGATgccctcttcttctgtggtggacTTATTGTGGATGCAACTTTTCCTCCTTCTTGTTCTTCTATGGCCCAGCctggtgatgacatcatcaccatctACCATGGCCCTCTGGCGCCATGGCGATGGCAGCGCCTTAATGAAGGTTGCCAACAACGGCTGCTACCACTCTGAATTGCCGGATGGAGGGCTGACAGTTCGCTGCAGTGCAATAGGACTGACACAG gtCCCGCTCGGCCTCCCCAACCGCACGGTTCGTCTCTACCTGGATAACAACCACCTCAGTTCTCTGCCAGCGGACTCCTTCTCTGGTCTGTCGCTGCTGTCTGAGCTCGACCTTTCACACAACCAG ctttCACTGCTGGAGCCTGGCTGTTTCCGCGGTTTGTCTTCCTCGCTTCGCTCCCTAGACTTATCGTCCAATCGGCTCTCTACGTTGAACCCGGCAGCGCTGGGGGGGCTGCGGGCGCACGCCAACCTCACACACAACCCCTGGCACTGTGACTGCGAGCTAcag TTATCGATGCCCCAGTTGGACCTGGACCCCTCCTCCCTGGCAGAGGTAGTGTGCcacacctctgacctctctgaccTGG GAGCGGTCGGGATGCCGTTCGTCCTGCTGGCTGAGGACTGGGACCTGTGCCTGTCTCTGAGGAAGACCACCGACGTGGCCATGCTGGTCACCATGTTCCTCTGGTTCTCCATGGTGATCTCCTACCTGGTCTACTACGTACGGCACAACCAGGAGGACGCGCGCCGGCACATGGAGTACCTCAAGTCGCTGCCCAGCCGACAGGTTTAG
- the psmd3 gene encoding 26S proteasome non-ATPase regulatory subunit 3 isoform X1, protein MKETTAKRREKAKDSKADKQKDAGPEPQDVEMPEEDAANAVKPPKELDALTLEDIKEHVKQIEKAVSGKEPRFVLRALRALPSTSRRLNSNVLHKAFSGFYTNNATAKDYLLGFLEEPMEMAEGEVQFRPRTGKAASTPLLPEVEAYLQLLLVVYLTNNKRYTESQKVSDDLLQKIGSQNRRALDLVAAKCYYYHARVYEFLNQLDTIRSFLHTRLRTATLRHDADGQAVLLNLLLRNYLQFNLYDQAEKLVSKSVFPELANNNEWARYLYYTGRIKAIQLEYSEARRTLTNALRKAPQHTAVGFKQTVHKLLIVVELLLGEIPDRLQFRQPSLKRSLMPYFLLTQAVRTGNLAKFNQALEQFGEKFQTDGTYTLIIRLRHNVIKTGVRMISLSYSRISLADIALKLQLDSPEDAEFIVAKAIRDGVIEASINHEKGFVQSKETMDIYGTREPQLAFHQRISFCLDIHNMSVKAMRFPPKAYNKDLESAEERREREQQDLEFAKEMAEDDDDSFP, encoded by the exons ATGAAGGAGACAACAGCCAAGCGACGTGAGAAAGCCAAGGACTCCAAAGCCGACAAGCAGAAAGATGCGGGCCCGGAGCCGCAGGACGTTGAGATGCCGGAGGAAGATGCGGCTAACGCGGTGAAGCCCCCCAAGGAGCTCGATGCGCTCACCCTCGAGG acATCAAGGAGCATGTGAAGCAGATAGAGAAGGCGGTGTCGGGGAAGGAGCCCCGGTTCGTCCTGCGTGCTCTGCGGGCGTTGCCGTCCACCAGCCGCCGGCTCAACTCCAACGTGCTGCACAAGGCCTTCTCTGGCTTCTACACCAACAACGCCACCGCCAAGGACTATCTGCTGGGCTTCCTGGAAGAG cccATGGAGATGGCGGAGGGTGAGGTCCAGTTCCGGCCCAGGACGGGGAAGGCagcctccactcctctcctgcctGAGGTGGAGGCctacctgcagctcctcctggtGGTCTACCTCACCAACAACAAGAGATACaccgag TCCCAGAAAGTGTCAGATGACCTTCTTCAGAAGATCGGCTCTCAGAACCGCAGAGCGCTGGACCTGGTAGCTGCCAAGTGTTACTACTATCATGCTCGGGTCTACGAGTTCCTCAACCAGCTAGACACCATCCGCAG CTTCCTCCACACCCGGCTGCGTACGGCCACGCTGCGTCACGACGCCGACGGCCAGGCTGTCCTACTGAacctgctgctgaggaactACCTGCAGTTCAACCTGTACGACCAGGCCGAGAAACTGGTCTCCAAGTCCGTGTTCCCCGAGCTGGCCAACAACAACGAGTGGGCCAGGTACCTCTACTACACTG GTCGTATTAAGGCCATCCAGCTGGAGTATTCTGAGGCCAGGCGGACTCTGACCAACGCCCTGAGGAAAGCTCCGCAGCACACCGCCGTCGGCTTCAAACAGACG gtccaTAAGCTGTTGATTGTGGTGGAGTTGTTGCTGGGCGAGATTCCAGACAGACTGCAGTTCAGACAGCCGTCGCTCAAGAGATCCCTCATGCCTTACTTCCTCCTCACACAGG cggTGAGGACCGGTAACCTGGCCAAGTTCAACCAGGCCCTGGAGCAGTTTGGAGAGAAGTTCCAGACAGACGGGACGTACACACTCATCATCCGACTGCGACACAACGTCATCAAGACCG gTGTGCGTATGATCAGTCTGTCCTACTCTCGTATCTCGCTGGCTGACATCGCTCTCAAACTGCAGCTGGACAGTCCAGAGGACGCCGAGTTCATTGTGGCTAAg gcgaTCCGTGACGGTGTGATCGAGGCCAGTATTAACCATGAGAAGGGCTTTGTCCAGTCCAAGGAGACCATGGACATCTACGGGACCAGAGAGCCTCAGCTGGCCTTCCACCAGAGGATCTCCTTCTGCCTGGACATCCACAACATGTCTGTCaag GCCATGAGGTTCCCTCCCAAAGCCTACAACAAGGACCTGGAGTCAGCAGAG gagcgTCGAGAGCGTGAGCAGCAGGATCTGGAATTTGCCAAAGAAATGGCAGAAGACGATGACGACAGTTTCCCATGA
- the psmd3 gene encoding 26S proteasome non-ATPase regulatory subunit 3 isoform X2, which yields MYETTAKRREKAKDSKADKQKDAGPEPQDVEMPEEDAANAVKPPKELDALTLEDIKEHVKQIEKAVSGKEPRFVLRALRALPSTSRRLNSNVLHKAFSGFYTNNATAKDYLLGFLEEPMEMAEGEVQFRPRTGKAASTPLLPEVEAYLQLLLVVYLTNNKRYTESQKVSDDLLQKIGSQNRRALDLVAAKCYYYHARVYEFLNQLDTIRSFLHTRLRTATLRHDADGQAVLLNLLLRNYLQFNLYDQAEKLVSKSVFPELANNNEWARYLYYTGRIKAIQLEYSEARRTLTNALRKAPQHTAVGFKQTVHKLLIVVELLLGEIPDRLQFRQPSLKRSLMPYFLLTQAVRTGNLAKFNQALEQFGEKFQTDGTYTLIIRLRHNVIKTGVRMISLSYSRISLADIALKLQLDSPEDAEFIVAKAIRDGVIEASINHEKGFVQSKETMDIYGTREPQLAFHQRISFCLDIHNMSVKAMRFPPKAYNKDLESAEERREREQQDLEFAKEMAEDDDDSFP from the exons GAGACAACAGCCAAGCGACGTGAGAAAGCCAAGGACTCCAAAGCCGACAAGCAGAAAGATGCGGGCCCGGAGCCGCAGGACGTTGAGATGCCGGAGGAAGATGCGGCTAACGCGGTGAAGCCCCCCAAGGAGCTCGATGCGCTCACCCTCGAGG acATCAAGGAGCATGTGAAGCAGATAGAGAAGGCGGTGTCGGGGAAGGAGCCCCGGTTCGTCCTGCGTGCTCTGCGGGCGTTGCCGTCCACCAGCCGCCGGCTCAACTCCAACGTGCTGCACAAGGCCTTCTCTGGCTTCTACACCAACAACGCCACCGCCAAGGACTATCTGCTGGGCTTCCTGGAAGAG cccATGGAGATGGCGGAGGGTGAGGTCCAGTTCCGGCCCAGGACGGGGAAGGCagcctccactcctctcctgcctGAGGTGGAGGCctacctgcagctcctcctggtGGTCTACCTCACCAACAACAAGAGATACaccgag TCCCAGAAAGTGTCAGATGACCTTCTTCAGAAGATCGGCTCTCAGAACCGCAGAGCGCTGGACCTGGTAGCTGCCAAGTGTTACTACTATCATGCTCGGGTCTACGAGTTCCTCAACCAGCTAGACACCATCCGCAG CTTCCTCCACACCCGGCTGCGTACGGCCACGCTGCGTCACGACGCCGACGGCCAGGCTGTCCTACTGAacctgctgctgaggaactACCTGCAGTTCAACCTGTACGACCAGGCCGAGAAACTGGTCTCCAAGTCCGTGTTCCCCGAGCTGGCCAACAACAACGAGTGGGCCAGGTACCTCTACTACACTG GTCGTATTAAGGCCATCCAGCTGGAGTATTCTGAGGCCAGGCGGACTCTGACCAACGCCCTGAGGAAAGCTCCGCAGCACACCGCCGTCGGCTTCAAACAGACG gtccaTAAGCTGTTGATTGTGGTGGAGTTGTTGCTGGGCGAGATTCCAGACAGACTGCAGTTCAGACAGCCGTCGCTCAAGAGATCCCTCATGCCTTACTTCCTCCTCACACAGG cggTGAGGACCGGTAACCTGGCCAAGTTCAACCAGGCCCTGGAGCAGTTTGGAGAGAAGTTCCAGACAGACGGGACGTACACACTCATCATCCGACTGCGACACAACGTCATCAAGACCG gTGTGCGTATGATCAGTCTGTCCTACTCTCGTATCTCGCTGGCTGACATCGCTCTCAAACTGCAGCTGGACAGTCCAGAGGACGCCGAGTTCATTGTGGCTAAg gcgaTCCGTGACGGTGTGATCGAGGCCAGTATTAACCATGAGAAGGGCTTTGTCCAGTCCAAGGAGACCATGGACATCTACGGGACCAGAGAGCCTCAGCTGGCCTTCCACCAGAGGATCTCCTTCTGCCTGGACATCCACAACATGTCTGTCaag GCCATGAGGTTCCCTCCCAAAGCCTACAACAAGGACCTGGAGTCAGCAGAG gagcgTCGAGAGCGTGAGCAGCAGGATCTGGAATTTGCCAAAGAAATGGCAGAAGACGATGACGACAGTTTCCCATGA
- the LOC139911119 gene encoding granulocyte colony-stimulating factor-like, with protein sequence MNPLHFLALHCCLAVLVRSAPLPDSSSAGMNLEFKQAAERAKTLVEKILRDIPTVHGATVNIQGLTLDPSSQPANLQMMETSLGIPAAPVLKPLSESFTLALCVNRMSVGTKLHQDLLGALADKLTGLTDLRSDLRDLLTQISKMQELGQLSSAEQYQSPDLASRLNGNYEVQVANHLTLKQLRSFCHDLIRSLRHIATHKP encoded by the exons ATGAACCCCCTGCACT TTTTAGCTCTGCACTGCTGCCTTGCCGTTTTGGTTCGGTCGGCACCCCTACCGGACAGCAGCTCGGCCGGGATGAACCTGGAGTTCAAACAGGCCGCGGAGCGCGCAAAGACTTTGGTGGAAAAGATTCTCCGTGACATTCCCACCGTGCACGGAGCCACCGTGAACATCCAG ggtttgacccttgacccctccagccagccagcaaatCTGCAGATGATGGAGACATCACTGGGCATCCCTGCTGCGCCCGTGCTCAAACCGCTGTCTGAAAGCTTCACACtg gCGCTCTGTGTGAACCGCATGTCTGTGGGAACGAAGCTGCACCAGGACTTACTGGGAGCTCTGGCCGACaaactgactggactgactgatcTCAGATCTGATCTACGAGACCTACTGACACAGATCAGCAAG aTGCAGGAGCTGGGCCAGTTAAGCAGTGCGGAGCAGTACCAAAGTCCAGATCTGGCGTCTCGTCTCAATGGCAACTACGAGGTTCAGGTAGCCAATCACCTGACTCTGAAACAGCTGCGCTCCTTCTGCCACGACCTGATCCGCAGCTTGAGACACATCGCCACCCACAAGCCTTAA